From the genome of Deinococcus sp. JMULE3, one region includes:
- a CDS encoding FAD-binding domain-containing protein, translating into MTAPPADLPLDLPDAQLPGVLGAALAGLYTGEPRLPARPGERAAGLAALHAWTGAGYRERNHLSGNVSRLSMYLRHGMIGIREVAAHARHALRGRERDEFLRQLTWGEFFRLVLRQEGARVLDNLEEPKYPARWTDALPDDVRAARTELPCVDAWVTHLIRDGWLHNHERLWFAAYLIHWRAVHWRAGYAFFREHLLDGDIASNALSWQWVASTFSGKPYFMNQENVERFSGGRWCRTCTANCPFRGSYEELEARLFSGRPLGESLSGEAGTPRRAAPAQEPAAEVVPAPIQPTGSTSPRVVWVHGDGLSVTDAALSACPDAPALFVFDRPFLSGTPIAFPRLAFMYQGVRDIAAARRAPTHARVGAVAGELAAFARTYGAAELHVTRNCTPEFTRILAGVRAAHPDLRVVVHEPERLTSYDGPVRRFFGFWKKVEREVLQGAPSPDAPRRGHR; encoded by the coding sequence ATGACCGCCCCGCCCGCCGACCTGCCCCTGGACCTCCCGGACGCGCAGCTGCCCGGTGTGCTCGGCGCGGCCCTGGCGGGCCTGTACACCGGCGAGCCGCGCCTGCCTGCCCGGCCCGGCGAGCGAGCGGCGGGACTGGCGGCGCTGCACGCCTGGACGGGCGCCGGGTACCGCGAGCGTAACCACCTGTCGGGGAACGTGTCGCGCCTGAGCATGTACCTGCGGCACGGCATGATCGGCATCCGCGAGGTCGCCGCGCACGCCCGGCACGCCCTGCGGGGCCGTGAGCGGGACGAGTTCCTGCGGCAGCTGACCTGGGGGGAGTTCTTCCGGCTGGTGCTGCGGCAGGAGGGCGCGCGCGTGCTGGACAACCTGGAGGAGCCCAAGTACCCCGCGCGCTGGACGGACGCGCTGCCGGACGATGTCCGCGCGGCGCGCACGGAGCTGCCCTGCGTGGACGCCTGGGTCACGCACCTGATCCGGGACGGGTGGCTGCACAACCACGAGCGGCTGTGGTTCGCGGCGTACCTGATCCACTGGCGCGCGGTGCACTGGCGGGCCGGGTACGCGTTCTTCCGCGAGCACCTGCTGGACGGGGATATCGCCAGCAACGCGCTGTCGTGGCAGTGGGTGGCGAGTACGTTCAGTGGCAAGCCGTACTTCATGAATCAGGAGAACGTCGAGCGCTTCAGCGGGGGCCGCTGGTGCCGCACCTGCACCGCGAATTGCCCGTTCCGGGGCAGTTACGAGGAGCTGGAGGCGCGACTGTTCAGCGGCCGCCCGCTCGGGGAATCGTTGTCCGGTGAAGCCGGGACCCCTCGCCGCGCCGCGCCAGCACAGGAGCCAGCAGCAGAGGTGGTGCCCGCGCCGATCCAGCCGACCGGGTCGACCTCCCCGCGCGTGGTCTGGGTGCACGGGGACGGCCTGTCCGTGACGGACGCGGCCCTGAGCGCCTGCCCGGACGCCCCGGCGCTGTTCGTGTTCGACCGGCCGTTCCTGTCCGGGACGCCCATCGCGTTCCCCCGGCTGGCGTTCATGTACCAGGGCGTGCGGGACATCGCCGCCGCGCGCCGCGCACCCACACACGCGCGGGTGGGCGCGGTCGCCGGGGAACTCGCGGCGTTCGCCCGCACGTACGGGGCGGCGGAACTGCACGTCACGCGGAACTGCACGCCGGAATTCACGCGCATCCTCGCGGGCGTGCGCGCCGCGCACCCGGACCTGCGGGTGGTCGTGCACGAGCCCGAACGCCTGACGTCGTATGACGGGCCGGTGCGGCGCTTCTTCGGCTTCTGGAAGAAGGTGGAACGCGAGGTCCTGCAGGGCGCCCCCAGCCCGGACGCCCCCCGGCGCGGTCACCGCTGA
- a CDS encoding isocitrate lyase/phosphoenolpyruvate mutase family protein, translated as MIRPDHARTLHALHAPDREGLILPNAWDAASARTLEHAGSPATGTTSAGIAFALGYPDGEMAPVDDLMDALARIVRATSRPVTADLEGGYAPDPDGVARIVTRALGLGVAGLNLEDATDAGTLRPVDEQVLRLRAARQAADTLGVPAYLNARTDTYLAGFGTTPAERFAETVRRGRAYLHAGADSVFVPGLTDPDTIRELRGELGGPVSVMLLPGGPDAPTLLRAGASRVSTGPALMLAALGHTLTLTRDLLGSGTPPATPGPSYAQVQGWFSAGSPAATSARDRTV; from the coding sequence ATGATCCGACCCGACCACGCCCGCACCCTCCACGCCCTGCACGCCCCCGACCGGGAGGGCCTGATCCTCCCGAACGCCTGGGACGCCGCCAGCGCCCGCACCCTGGAGCACGCGGGCTCACCTGCCACCGGCACGACCAGCGCCGGGATCGCCTTCGCACTTGGGTACCCCGACGGTGAAATGGCACCCGTGGACGACCTGATGGACGCCCTGGCGCGCATCGTGCGGGCCACCTCCCGGCCCGTCACCGCCGACCTGGAAGGCGGGTACGCCCCCGACCCCGACGGCGTCGCGCGGATCGTCACCCGCGCGCTGGGGCTGGGCGTGGCGGGCCTGAACCTGGAGGACGCCACCGATGCGGGCACGCTGCGCCCCGTCGATGAGCAGGTCCTGCGACTGCGCGCTGCCCGGCAGGCCGCCGACACCCTGGGTGTGCCCGCGTACCTGAACGCCCGGACCGACACGTACCTCGCCGGGTTCGGGACCACCCCCGCCGAGCGTTTCGCGGAGACCGTCCGGCGCGGCCGGGCGTACCTGCACGCCGGGGCGGACAGCGTGTTCGTGCCCGGCCTGACCGACCCCGACACCATCCGCGAACTGCGCGGCGAACTGGGCGGCCCGGTCAGCGTGATGCTCCTGCCCGGCGGCCCGGACGCCCCCACCCTGCTGCGCGCCGGAGCCAGCCGCGTCAGCACCGGCCCCGCGCTGATGCTCGCCGCGCTGGGTCACACCCTGACCCTCACCCGCGACCTGCTCGGCAGCGGCACGCCCCCCGCCACGCCCGGCCCCAGCTACGCGCAGGTGCAGGGGTGGTTCAGCGCGGGGTCGCCTGCCGCCACCTCTGCACGCGACCGTACGGTCTGA
- a CDS encoding DNA-3-methyladenine glycosylase 2 yields MTLPYARDFMLGRMFAADAAFDGLFYTGVTSTGIYCLPSCRARKPRAEHVEFHPTPGEARAAGLRACRRCHPDAYRGVPLPEAALLAALGGVSVPDVPGVRALADALHLGGSALHAQWRDLFQVTPGEWLARERVRLAARTLRDTGGSVAEVAFAVGFGSLSAFGAQFRRVMHLTPQAWRHAGTGGRLTLNLPAGFPLEVVWRDLGRDPDSVTQRVEAQAGRAAFAWTLPGGPKRVTLHVTAGQVEVHPDAPEALTPADWEALHTLTVRALGLYAPLAGGDWPVPLVPQTFDGLIWAVAGQQVTFAQACRVRRTLTGRYGTPVAGGLTAPPTAAQLAALDDADLRACGLTDARAALLRRLAGRVARHELNLDALARGTVGAARRTLLAVPGIGPWTADYVLLRVLGFPDVVPEGDAALAASLRRTHALPAKLTPAQVQTLLHPHAPRRSQAVLRAWHAALDPT; encoded by the coding sequence ATGACCCTGCCGTATGCGCGTGACTTCATGCTGGGCCGCATGTTCGCGGCGGACGCGGCGTTCGACGGGCTGTTCTACACCGGCGTGACGAGCACCGGGATCTACTGCCTGCCGTCCTGCCGGGCCCGCAAACCCCGCGCGGAACACGTAGAGTTCCACCCGACGCCCGGCGAGGCGCGCGCGGCGGGGCTGCGCGCCTGCCGCCGTTGCCACCCGGACGCGTACCGGGGCGTGCCGCTGCCCGAGGCGGCGCTGCTGGCCGCGCTGGGCGGCGTGAGCGTCCCCGACGTGCCGGGCGTGCGGGCGCTGGCCGACGCGCTGCACCTGGGCGGGAGTGCCCTGCACGCCCAGTGGCGCGACCTGTTTCAGGTGACGCCCGGCGAGTGGCTGGCCCGCGAGCGGGTGCGGCTGGCCGCGCGGACCCTGCGGGACACGGGCGGCAGCGTGGCGGAGGTGGCGTTCGCGGTGGGTTTCGGGAGCCTGTCCGCGTTCGGCGCGCAGTTCCGGCGCGTGATGCACCTGACGCCGCAGGCGTGGCGGCACGCCGGGACGGGAGGCAGGCTCACGCTGAACCTCCCGGCGGGGTTCCCGCTAGAGGTCGTGTGGCGTGACCTGGGCCGCGACCCGGACTCCGTGACGCAGCGGGTGGAGGCGCAGGCGGGCCGCGCGGCCTTCGCGTGGACCCTCCCCGGCGGGCCGAAGCGGGTCACGCTGCACGTCACCGCCGGGCAGGTCGAGGTGCACCCGGACGCCCCGGAGGCCCTGACGCCCGCCGACTGGGAGGCGCTGCACACGCTGACCGTCCGCGCGCTGGGCCTGTACGCGCCCCTGGCCGGGGGCGACTGGCCGGTCCCGCTGGTCCCGCAGACCTTCGACGGGCTGATCTGGGCGGTGGCGGGCCAGCAGGTCACGTTCGCGCAGGCCTGCCGGGTGCGCCGCACGCTGACCGGGCGATATGGCACGCCCGTCGCAGGGGGCCTGACCGCGCCGCCCACCGCCGCGCAGCTGGCCGCACTGGACGACGCGGACCTGCGCGCCTGCGGCCTGACCGACGCCCGCGCCGCCCTGCTGCGCCGCCTCGCCGGGCGGGTCGCGCGGCATGAGCTGAACCTGGACGCCCTGGCGCGCGGCACGGTCGGCGCGGCCCGCCGCACGCTGCTGGCCGTGCCCGGCATCGGCCCCTGGACGGCGGACTACGTGCTGCTGCGCGTCCTGGGTTTCCCCGACGTCGTGCCCGAGGGGGACGCCGCGCTGGCCGCCAGCCTGCGCCGCACCCACGCCCTGCCCGCAAAGCTCACGCCCGCGCAGGTGCAGACGCTGCTGCACCCGCACGCGCCGCGCCGCAGTCAGGCCGTGCTGCGCGCGTGGCACGCCGCCCTCGACCCCACGTAA